CTCGTTGATTTCCTGCACAATCAGGTAAAGCCGCGGCAGGAGCGTTTTGAACATCTCCACAGGCCATTTTTCCAGGGCTTCGGGAAGAATGGTGTGGTTGGTGTAAGACATGACACCGGTGGTGATGCGCCAGGCTTCATCCCAGCCCATTCCTTCCACGTCGATCAGCAGCCGCATCAGTTCCGGGATACAGAGAACGGGATGCGTATCGTTAAGGTGAATCGCCACCTTGTTTTCAAAATTCAAAAGTGAACCGTGCTTTTTCTTATACCTTCGCAAAATGCTCTGCAACCCCGCCGAAACGAGAAAATACTGCTGTTTTAAACGCAACAGCTTGCCTTCGCTGCTGCTGTCATCGGGATACAGGATCTGGGAAATCGCTTCCACACTTTGTTTGTACTCCAGCACTTTCAAATAATCCCCCCGGGGGAAGGAGGAAAGATCAAAATCTTCCCCGGCCGCCTCGGCCCGCCAGAGCCTTAGGGTATTAACAACCCCGTTTTGATACCCGGCAATAGGTACGTCGTAGGGAACGGCTTTTACCGCTTCATAGTTCTCGTGGATAAAAACAAGCCTGCCGCAAAGCATATCCGTTCGCACAGTGCCGCCAAATCTCACTTCCACAGCCTTATCCGGCTTCCTGATTTCCCAGATGTTGCCGTTGACCAGCCAGTTGTCGGGCAGTTCCACCTGGAACCCGTCCACAATGCGCTGCCTGAAGAGCCCGTACTTATAGCGGAGACAACAGCCGTGCCCTGCTATGCCCATGGAAGCCATGGAATCCAGCAAGCAAGCGCCCAGCCTGCCCAGCCCTCCGTTCCCCAGTGCAGCATCGCTTTCCAATTCTTCCAGTTCCTCCAGGTCAAGGCCCAGGTCTTTTAAAGCCTCCCTGGCCGTCTCCCGAATTCCCCTGTACAGCAGATTAATCCCCAGAAACTTGCCCGGCAGAAACTCCATGGCGAAATAATATACCTGCTTTTGATCTCGTTCGCTGTATAAATTGTTTGTCTTAACCCAGTCCACCGCCAGCAGGTCCTTGACCAGACCGGCCAGGGCCACGTATTTATCGTACATGGTTCCCTCGTCAATGCTTTTACCATGGATCTTTTCAAATTTATCGAGGTACAGCTTAATGAATTCTTCCTTGCTTATCATTTTTTCACCTGTCTTTTTCTTTGATTTGCTGCTGTTTCTTCAAAAAAACTACGGCCAAAGGTGGGATATCCACTTCCACCGAAAAGGGCTGGTTCTGCCAGGGGACCTTTCTCGCCCGGATCGAGGCAGGGTTTTTCCGGCCCGAACCCCCGTATATTTCCAGGTCGCTGTTGAATACTTCCCCATACCAGCCTGAGAAGGGGACACCAATCCTGTATTTTTCATACGCGGCCTGTGTAAAGTTGCCGACCACGACCACAAAATCCTCTCCAGCCGCATCCTTTCTCATAAAAACGATCACGCTCTGGCGCCAGTTGTCAGCCTCAATCCAGCTGAAACCCCGCCACTCGCTGTCGTTTTCCCACAGCGTTTTTTCTTCCAGGTAAAAACGGTTCAATTCCCTTACATACCTCTGAAAGCTCCTGTGCATTGGGAAATCGAGAATTTTCCAGTCCAGTTCCTCGTAAAACCGCCATTCCAAAAACTGGGCGAACTCTCCGCCCATAAAGAGCAGCTTTTTGCCCGGATGCGTCATCATAAAACCGATAAGCAGCCGCAAGTTGGCGAACTTTTGCCAGTAGTCTCCCGGCATCTTCTCTATGAGCGACTTTTTCCCGTGCACCACCTCGTCGTGCGAAAACGGCAGGATAAAGTTCTCGCTGAAGGCATACAGGAGAGAAAAGGTCAGCTTCTGGTGGTGCCATTTCCGCTGGAGTGGGTCCTTGCCCATATACTCCAGAATGTCGTTCATCCAGCCCATATTCCATTTATAATTGAAGCCCAGCCCGCCCGCGTAGGTGGGACTGCTCACCAGGGGCCAGGCCGTCGATTCTTCAGCAATCATAAGCGCATGAGGAAAGTAATAAAAAACCGCTTCATTCAATCTTTTTAAAAAGTCGATTGCTTCCAGGTTTTCTTTGCCGCCATATTTGTTGGGCCGCCATTTTCCTTCTTTCCTGCCGTAGTCAAGATAGAGCATGCTGGCCACGGCATCTAGGCGCAGCCCGTCCACGTGATAGACCTCGAACCAGAAAAGAGCGTTGGAAACGAGAAAACTTACCACTTCCGGTTTGGAAAAGTCAAAGTGGAATGTGCCCCACTCAGCGCTTTCCCCCTTTTCATAAAGAGAAGTGCCGTCAAACTTTGCCAGGCCGTGCTCGTCACGGCAGAAATGGGAAGGAACCCAGTCGAGGATCACGCCGATCCCCTGCCGGTGGCAGTAATCAACGAAATACATAAAATCGTGCGGTGGGCCGTAACGGCTGGTAACCGAATAATATCCCGTCACCTGGTAGCCCCAGGAACCGTCAAAGGGATGCTCCATCAAGGGCAGCAGTTCAAGGTGAGTGTAGCCCATTTCACGCGCATAGGCGGCAAGCTCGTGCGCAAGTTCGCGGTAACCGAGAAATTCCCCGTTTTCTTTGCGTTTCCATGAGCCGGCGTGCACTTCATAAATATTGAGCGGTCCTAGGTAGGGAGGCGTTTTTTTCTGCAGCCAGCAATCATCCCCCCAGTGATAACCGTCCAGGTTATAGACAATGGACGCGCTTTTGGGCCGCACCTCGGAATAAAAGGCATACGGGTCAGCTTTCATAAAAGCCTGCCCGCGGCCAGTGTCTATTTCGTACTTGTAAAGCTCACCTTCCCTGATCCCCGGAATAAATGCAGACCAGATGCCCGAAGGGCTGATTTTTTCCAGGGGACACTTCAAGCCCCGCCACCCGTTAAAATCTCCGGCCACGCCCACCTGCCTGGCCTGGGGAGCCCACACCGTGAACCTCGCGCCGTCTACCCCGTTCTCATTTGTAACGTGCGCCCCGAATTTTTCATAAGCCCTGAACAACTTGCCTTCATGAAAAAGGTGAATGTCATAAGAAGTCAGCTTTTTATGACCCATCATTTTCTTTCTCCGCTTCTTGCATAATATTCAGTCTTTTATGTTCTCTTTTGCTGGCACGTCCTTGAAGAATATATCTGATTAAACATATTTGCTCATTTCCGTCACAATGAGACAAAAAACGCCTTTTGATTCAATCAAAAAGCGCCTCGTTTTTTTCTGATTTCTAAATTATTATCATCGCTTTTATAATCGCTACCACATCTATCTTAACATTACCATTTTTCAACCATTTTTTCAAGCACAAACCTTGCTTTTTTACCTGCCGTTCTGACAATTCGCAAACCATGTCTCATTCTTCCTTCATTCTGAAGGCAAAAGCTCTCCTTCTATTACGGTAACTGCCTGCCCGGCTATCAACACCCTGTCGCCTTTTACGCAGACCTTCAGAATCCCGCCCCGCTTTGAGGCCTGGAAAGCGGTGAAACTGTCTTTTCCAAGCTTTTTCATCCAGTACGGGCCGAGGCAGCAGTGAGCCGATCCCGTTACAGGGTCTTCCGGCACCCCGGCCGCCGGCGCAAAAAACCGGGACACAAAATCATATTCTTTATCTTTAGCCTTTGCTGTAACTATAACCCCGCGCGCCGGCAGCTTTGAAACAATTGAAAAATCAGGTTTTATCCGCCTTACTGTCTCTTCGGATTCCACCTCGATTATATAATCATAAATACTCTTGCCTGTATAGACCGGTTCGACATCCAAAGCCGCCAGCAGTTCCGCCGGCGCATCAACTCTTTCATCCGGCGTGGCCGGAAAATTCATCCATATCCATCCTTCCCTGTAATCAGCGGTAAGAAGCCCGCTTTTGGTCTGAAACTTTGCTGTTTCTTTCATTCTCAAATATCCCTTTTCCCACAACACATGGGCGCTGGCCAGGGTGGCATGGCCGCAGAGGTCAACTTCAACTTCCGGAGTAAACCAGCGCAAATTATACCCGTCGTCAATTCTCAAAAGAAACGCCGTCTCAGATAAATTCATTTCCCTGGCCACATCACTCATCCACCTGTCAGTTTGGGGTTTCTCCATAATGCAAACCCCTGCCGGGTTTCCCGCAAACGGTCTGCCGGTAAAAGCGTCCACCTGGAAAATTCTCATATTCTTCTTCCTCCTTTTGCATGTGCCAAATACCCCGCTGCAGCTGCTTCGTCAATAATTCTTACGGCAATGTTCCATAATACATCCGAATTCTCCTTGATTACTTCATTCCTTACCAAGACCTGATCGCAAGAAATATTGTTCTCAAGCCATGATTTCCCTTTCGATTGAAAATTCAACAACAGAGGCTGCAGCCGGTCAAGAGCGGCTGAAAACCTGGCTTCCGGGGTTTTACATTCCTCAAACTCTACCCAGAGTTTATAAAATTCTTCTGCCTGATCCTTAGGAAGCAATCGGTACAACCTGTCGGCGGCCTGACGTTCACGTTCAAACCTGCCGCAGTTTGCCTCCCCATCGTAACAATAGGTATCGCCTGCCTCAATCTCGACAAGGTCGTGCATCAGGGTCATCTTGAGCACTTTAAGCAAATCAATCTCTTCCGGAAAATGCTCGGCAAGAATCAAGGCCATTACAGCAAGGTGCCAGGAGTGTTCGGCATCATTTTCCTTTCGCGAGCCGTCGGCTAAATAACTTTGCCTGAATATTGTTTTCAACCTGTCAATCTCGATAACAAACCTTACCTGCTGGTCAATTCTGCTGTCACTCAAATGGATTACACCTCTCGCCTTCAACCATAACCGGTTATTTGACCAGTCCGGATACGAACTTAAACTCTGATGTGCCAGCTTCTTTAAGCAAATCGAACAAAATGGTTTCCGTGTTGGAAACCACCGCTCCCATTTCACGCATCAAATCAAGACCGCTGGAATAATTTTCTTCTGTGCGGGAGCACACCGCATCTGCCGCCACAAAAACGGCATACCCATGGTTAAGCAGATCCCTGGCCGTCTGAAAAACACAGACGTGTGTTTCCATACCGGTCAAAATCACCTTCCGCCTTCCCATTCCCTCCAGACAAGAAAGCACCTGGTCCGTACACCCTGAGAAAGTCATTTTTTCAAACTTGCATCCCTCTTTCAGTTGGTCGTTTATCTCCGGAACCGTCGCTCCCAAACCTCTGGGGTATTGTTCTGTCGCTATTACCGGGATACCCAGTTGCGAGGCAGCAGAAATCAAGACACAGTTTCTTCCGACAACCCTTTCCCTGTCTTTCATTGCCGCGGCCAAACGTTCCTGGACATCAATCACCATCAGCACCGCTTCTTCCCTGGTTAAAGTAAACTTCTTCATCATGTTCCCACTCCCCTTTTGTTATTCTACCCGCACTGTACCTTTAATCGAGTTTAGCAAAACCTTTTCAATTATGCCTTATACAGCCGCACCCGTTGTGTGAAGCCATTGTATTGTTATACACCTTCCACAGCTTTAGCTGCGTTTTTCCCTAATTCATATGCTTTCTCCATGTATTCATTTTTTTCTTTTGCTTCTCCCTTGCGTGTTACTCCTGGAACTATTATTTTCCCGATTAATTTCATTTCTAAGAAATTCAAGTTTCATGGTCACACCGTCCCAAGCGAATTGATAAATTGTCTTTATCATGAATGGCATATAACGTTCCCGTTTTATTAATTTAAAAATCAGGAGTTAGTACAATCCTTTGCCTCAATCCCCCTTTGTGCGCTTCTTCGTATGCTTCTTTTATCCGGCTCATCGGCATGGTTTTAATAAACGGCTCTATCTGGATTTTGCCGCTGAGCACCATGTTTAAAACATCAGGGTAGTACTTAGGCAGGCAGGCCCAAGTGCCTATTA
Above is a window of Peptococcaceae bacterium DNA encoding:
- a CDS encoding isochorismatase family protein; the encoded protein is MKKFTLTREEAVLMVIDVQERLAAAMKDRERVVGRNCVLISAASQLGIPVIATEQYPRGLGATVPEINDQLKEGCKFEKMTFSGCTDQVLSCLEGMGRRKVILTGMETHVCVFQTARDLLNHGYAVFVAADAVCSRTEENYSSGLDLMREMGAVVSNTETILFDLLKEAGTSEFKFVSGLVK
- a CDS encoding HD domain-containing protein; translated protein: MSDSRIDQQVRFVIEIDRLKTIFRQSYLADGSRKENDAEHSWHLAVMALILAEHFPEEIDLLKVLKMTLMHDLVEIEAGDTYCYDGEANCGRFERERQAADRLYRLLPKDQAEEFYKLWVEFEECKTPEARFSAALDRLQPLLLNFQSKGKSWLENNISCDQVLVRNEVIKENSDVLWNIAVRIIDEAAAAGYLAHAKGGRRI
- the glgB gene encoding 1,4-alpha-glucan branching protein GlgB codes for the protein MMGHKKLTSYDIHLFHEGKLFRAYEKFGAHVTNENGVDGARFTVWAPQARQVGVAGDFNGWRGLKCPLEKISPSGIWSAFIPGIREGELYKYEIDTGRGQAFMKADPYAFYSEVRPKSASIVYNLDGYHWGDDCWLQKKTPPYLGPLNIYEVHAGSWKRKENGEFLGYRELAHELAAYAREMGYTHLELLPLMEHPFDGSWGYQVTGYYSVTSRYGPPHDFMYFVDYCHRQGIGVILDWVPSHFCRDEHGLAKFDGTSLYEKGESAEWGTFHFDFSKPEVVSFLVSNALFWFEVYHVDGLRLDAVASMLYLDYGRKEGKWRPNKYGGKENLEAIDFLKRLNEAVFYYFPHALMIAEESTAWPLVSSPTYAGGLGFNYKWNMGWMNDILEYMGKDPLQRKWHHQKLTFSLLYAFSENFILPFSHDEVVHGKKSLIEKMPGDYWQKFANLRLLIGFMMTHPGKKLLFMGGEFAQFLEWRFYEELDWKILDFPMHRSFQRYVRELNRFYLEEKTLWENDSEWRGFSWIEADNWRQSVIVFMRKDAAGEDFVVVVGNFTQAAYEKYRIGVPFSGWYGEVFNSDLEIYGGSGRKNPASIRARKVPWQNQPFSVEVDIPPLAVVFLKKQQQIKEKDR
- a CDS encoding PhzF family phenazine biosynthesis protein, whose protein sequence is MRIFQVDAFTGRPFAGNPAGVCIMEKPQTDRWMSDVAREMNLSETAFLLRIDDGYNLRWFTPEVEVDLCGHATLASAHVLWEKGYLRMKETAKFQTKSGLLTADYREGWIWMNFPATPDERVDAPAELLAALDVEPVYTGKSIYDYIIEVESEETVRRIKPDFSIVSKLPARGVIVTAKAKDKEYDFVSRFFAPAAGVPEDPVTGSAHCCLGPYWMKKLGKDSFTAFQASKRGGILKVCVKGDRVLIAGQAVTVIEGELLPSE